A window of Aquibium oceanicum genomic DNA:
GAGACACTTCCCGCCTCCACCGCGCCGAGAGCGAATGCGGAGCGCGACAGCTTCGCCTGCGCCCAAGATGGGCCTGTCTATCTGTTCAATCAGGCATTGCTAACAGACAATCTATCTGCCACTGATAAACACAACCAAGGAGTGGGGCGCAATCATGAATAGAGTTTGGTCGAGGGCATCTTGGGGAACTGCGCTTCTCGGTTTTTTCTTGTTCTCGGCGGCAGCGCAGGCCGGGCAGGTTAACGTGAAGGCCGGAAGCGAAGTAGGTCTTCTGAACTTTGCCCTCTTTGAAAGCTACAAATGTAAGCCGATCAAAGCGGTGATAAAGGTTGTTGTAGCTCCAAAACATGGGACACTACGACAGGTGCGCGCCAATCTGGATCCGGCGGATGCGGATTCTGCCGATTACTACGACGCCCTTTGCAGTGGCACCAAACTTCAATCCATCATGTTTCTCTACAAAGCCAACGCAGGGTACAAAGGCCGCGACAGGGTCGTCTTGCGCGCGCTGGCCTCGACCGACGGATCGGGCGACTATTCCTTCGACATCATTGTCGAGTGAGGCCTTCCTTGGAATGGGCATGAGGTAGGCATACCCACCCCCGCGCCCATTTTGATGTATCTCTTCTGGAAATCCGCTGGCTTCCGGGATGGATAGGCTGACGTATACGACTCCGTGTTCGTCCCGCGCGGCGCGTTTACCCAGCAACCCACTTGACGCCATTCAGATGAGGCGTCATCTCCACGCATCGGGTGGAGTGATCTTGCATGGTTGCGACGGTTCTGATCGCGCTGGTGGCGGCGCTGCACGTCTACTTCATGTATCTGGAGATGATCGCCTGGGACTCGCCTTCCGGGAGAAAGACGTTCGGCACGACGCCCGAATTCTCCACCGCGTCCAAGGCGCTGGCGATGAACCAGGGGCTCTATAATGGCTTTCTCGTCGCCGGCCTCGTGTGGGGCCTATGGCTCGGCACGGGAGGCTTCGCGATCAAGGTCTTCTTTCTCGGGTGCGTTGTGGTGGCGGGCGTATTCGGAGCCGCCACCGTGTCGCGAAAAATCCTCTACGTGCAGGCCCTGCCGGCAATCCTGGCGCTGGCGGCGCTGCTCATCGGCTGGTGAGGCGCCCAGCTCCGTCAACTTTAGCTTGATTTGGCGGTTCCTGTTGCGGCGTCGGGGGTTTGCCTTCGACCACCGCCTGCCGCAACCATGCCGTCCAAGATGAATGCATCCGAGTCCATCACCTTTTCCCGAAGCCGATCCAAGCCGATGCGCGCACCCAGCGCTATCGTGCGCGCAAGAGCTGCAAATCTCGTCCGCATCTGAAGGCGGAAGCCACCGGGACTTCATCATCCCGGCATCGGTGACGCGATCGGGATGCTCCTCAGTTCAACTATTGCTAATGGACCTGCGATCTGCCAAAAATGGCTACAACCTTGCGGTGGGGGCACAATCATGACGGGCGGACGGGTCAAGGCGGTCTGTGGGGCGGCGTTCAGTCTTGCCCTGATGTTCACGAACGTGGCGGAGGCCCGCCCTGTCACCGTGAAGCCCGGCGCGGAGGTCGGCCTCCTGAACGTCGCTCTCTTCCGGCACTACGACTGCAAGCCCATAAAGGTGGTCATCAAGGTCGTCCAAGCACCCAAGCACGGAACCCTGCGGCAGGTCCGGGCGACGCTCAATCCCGCGGATGCGAAGTCCGGCGACGATTTCTTCGGACGGTGCAACGGCAAGAAGCTTCAGTCGCTCGCCTACATGTACCGGGCGAACAGTGGCTACAAAGGCAAAGACAGGGTGGTCCTTCGGGTGATGGCGTCCACCGACGGCTCCGGCAACTACGGCTTCGAGATCGTGGTGGAATAGCTCCACGATCGAGCGCCGAGCGGATCTACTGTCCTGCGGTTTCCGCGTTCTGGTCGTAGCCGAAGTTGTACCGGATGGTCATGGATTCGTTCGCGGCATCCACCGCCTTCACATATCTTGAGAAGGCGGCCGGCGGCACTTCTTCCATCAGGGTGCGAAAATGCCAGTCGGCTTCCAACTCTCCGTAGCTGCTCTTGAAAATGAACTTGAGCAGGAAGTATGGTCTCAGGACATCCATGTCCTCGGGTGGCCCGAAGGTGGCCTTGAGATTGGTGACCCGTACGGTGTGCCGCCGGTACCGCAAATCACCGAGATCGACGGCTAATTCGCGGTTCTCCGAGAAAGGCCTTGGCAAACTCGGGCTCAGGTCGGCGCGGAGAGGAAAATCCTCGATCAGGTCGCTGCCTTCCAGCAAAGCGGCGTCGAGGGAGTAGTTCTCCTCGATGACGATCCGGTTCGCGTCCCGATCGTCCTGCGTAAACAGGATCGCGGTGCGCTCGAGGCGCGGATAGACCTTGCGATAGTAATTCAGGTAGGCGTCGCTCAGGCTGGAGAGCCCGGTCTCGGACAGGCGCTGACGCATTTCGTCTGCGCTCGAACGCTCATACGTGCTACGCGCCTTGAGGGTCATGTAACGCTGCTGGTCTGTTGGCATAGAATACTCTTCGACGACCGATCTGGTCGGCGTGTTCATGTCGTCTTTTGGCAACTTCTCCAATGTGGCCCCTTCGGAGAGCGGAAGTCCGAACCCGAAATTGGCCTGCACGAAATTCGATGCGCGGCCACCCTTCATGAACTCGGTCGCATCGATCCAGTAGCTCTTGTCCCCTATGGTGGCCTTCACGACCGCATGGTCGAATGCTCCTGTGGAAGGAAGTCTCGACCGAAGCTGGTTTCCTCCATCGGAATTCACCAGCGCGACAACGGCCTTCATTCCCAGCCGGTGCAGGATCGACGCAAGAAGCAGCGCCTTGTCCTTGCAGTCCCCGAAACCGGTTTCGTCGACTTCGCTGGCGCGCCGCTGAACGTAGGCTCCAGGTCCGAGCGAGAGACTGACGTAGCGATATCGGTCTTGGACGTACCGCATTGCCTCGATCATGCGGTCCCCCTCATCCGGATAGTTCTTCGCGATGTCGTCGATGTCCCGAGCAAGCCTTTCAGGAAGCGTTAGATCCAGTTGATAGTAAGGTCTGAACGCGTCGGCGATGACCCGCCAGTTGGCAGCGGAGGACATTTCCACAGTCGGCAATAGGTATTCCCCGTCAGGAATCGACTCCTCCGTGGCGACAGGCTCCGGGTCGACGATGCTCCATTCATAGACGGTCATTCCGGAAGCGGTGTTGACGATTGGGGAAACGTCCGTTCGGTGATTTCGCAGTTGGAGTGGACTGTCGGAAGGCCAAACAACACGCCTGTGGATCAGCCCGACTGGCGAAGAATAGCGCGTCGAAAACGACCAGTAGAGCATATCATGTGCAACTTGCTCTCGCGTCTCGAATGTCAGGGAGTAATCGATCACGTCGCCGACGCGAACATCGATGATGTTGTAGTAGGCCGTCGCCTTTCCGCGGAAAATCCCTTGTGAGGCCTCGGTCTCGGTCCCGACCACGTATGGTTTCGTAATCTGCGTTCGATCCAGTACCTGTCCATCCCTGATGATATGGATCCAGTGCAGGACAAGTCGGTCGACGAGCGGATCGAAGCTGATGTCTATCCTGCCCGAGCTCTCGAGGCCGGTCCGGTTCACGATACGGAATACCTTCCGCGCGTAGCTGTCGTTGCCTCCTGCCCGTATGATCGCCTGGTCGTCTTCCAAAAGCATCGCTATGCCGCCGCTCAGGGCAGCATTTCTCGTGGCTGGCAACTCTGCAAATTCAACCTGCTCGACCCAGTCGCCGACAGGACCGGTACTGACCTTAGAGGCAGCGTCGTCACAACGAGCGGGGGAACAGACGAACAGATACAGGGCAGACAGAAAGAAAATGATTGGTCGCATGTGAGCCGGCTGTCCCCGCTTACCACCCGGTGGAATAAGCCAGATTTTTCCACTTCTATTAGAAAGTAAAGAAGAACTTGCGCAGCACCGTCACGCGACGCCCCGGCGCGAAATACGATGCATCCTCGACGACGAAGTCGGCATGGCAGATGGACAGGACGCTGACCGGACTATCGTCGCGGTCACCGCTCCGTCAGCTTGAGCTCG
This region includes:
- a CDS encoding DUF1304 domain-containing protein, which translates into the protein MVATVLIALVAALHVYFMYLEMIAWDSPSGRKTFGTTPEFSTASKALAMNQGLYNGFLVAGLVWGLWLGTGGFAIKVFFLGCVVVAGVFGAATVSRKILYVQALPAILALAALLIGW
- a CDS encoding DUF3857 domain-containing transglutaminase family protein; this translates as MRPIIFFLSALYLFVCSPARCDDAASKVSTGPVGDWVEQVEFAELPATRNAALSGGIAMLLEDDQAIIRAGGNDSYARKVFRIVNRTGLESSGRIDISFDPLVDRLVLHWIHIIRDGQVLDRTQITKPYVVGTETEASQGIFRGKATAYYNIIDVRVGDVIDYSLTFETREQVAHDMLYWSFSTRYSSPVGLIHRRVVWPSDSPLQLRNHRTDVSPIVNTASGMTVYEWSIVDPEPVATEESIPDGEYLLPTVEMSSAANWRVIADAFRPYYQLDLTLPERLARDIDDIAKNYPDEGDRMIEAMRYVQDRYRYVSLSLGPGAYVQRRASEVDETGFGDCKDKALLLASILHRLGMKAVVALVNSDGGNQLRSRLPSTGAFDHAVVKATIGDKSYWIDATEFMKGGRASNFVQANFGFGLPLSEGATLEKLPKDDMNTPTRSVVEEYSMPTDQQRYMTLKARSTYERSSADEMRQRLSETGLSSLSDAYLNYYRKVYPRLERTAILFTQDDRDANRIVIEENYSLDAALLEGSDLIEDFPLRADLSPSLPRPFSENRELAVDLGDLRYRRHTVRVTNLKATFGPPEDMDVLRPYFLLKFIFKSSYGELEADWHFRTLMEEVPPAAFSRYVKAVDAANESMTIRYNFGYDQNAETAGQ